A stretch of DNA from Mucilaginibacter daejeonensis:
GCTTTTTGATTATGGGTGGATAGTCCAGGCGGCACGCGTGGACCGATAATGATACGAGATTAATTATGAACCAAATTTGGCATTTGTTGTAACGGTTAATAAGTTTTTCATTAGGGCTAAATCAGCGTTGATTGCGATCAATATCAATTTATTTTTCTATTGACGAATTATAGATATTACTATATTTATGAACTAACCTAAATCACATGAAAATTCTCACCACCCCTGAAGAAGTAGAATACTACGTAGAAAACAATTTAGCGACTTATTATAAAAAAAGATCCCTGTTCCCTTTTTTTGGAGCTGGTTTTACAATGGGGGCTAAAACAATGAGAGGTGTAATTCCAGATGGCTCGACATGCGTGCAAATGATGAAAAATTTGATTGTAACACATAATCAAGATTTGCACGACGACCTAATACATATTTCAGATTTTGACAAAGTTGCGGGACTTTTCTATAGAGTCGTTCCTAAAGACGTAATCGCTGACTTCATATATGACAACTTTACGGGAGCCAAGCTTGACAAGGTTCGAGAGGAATTTATAAACTTAAGCTGGCCTTTTATATATACTCTAAACATCGACGATGCAATAGAACGTAATTCAAAATATCGAGCAATACTGCCAAATGTTCCACTGACAAAAAAATATCTTTCAGAGGTAATATTCAAACTTCATGGCGATGCTATTGATGAAATTTCCTACATAAAACACACAGAAGGAATTATTTTTAGCAGACAGCAATACTTAAGGAGTATAATAAATAACAAAGACTTATTAGACATATTCTTAGAAGATTACACTAGCGTAAATTTTATACTCATAGGTTGCAGTTTGGATAACGAGCTTGACTTAGAATTTATATTGGCCAATAATGATATTAAATCAAAAAAGGAAACTGACAAAATCTATTTGACCAGTCGTGTTCCATCCCCTATTAACAAACTCAAACTTGAAAGCTATGGCATCAACATTTGCTTGGTAGTAGATGACTATTCTGGCTTTTACTCGCTTGTAAACGAAAAATTTAAAGACGTTGACATATCAACAAATGAGCCTTTTAAAAGGTATCAAGTTGATAAGTTGCTTAAGAACTCTAACAAGCAATTCAATATGAGAGCTTTGCTTGGGGAGCAGGAAATTAGAATTGAAAACAACACTATTACTGTCCCTCAATTTTTTATTGATAGAGCCGTCCTTCCCCGTATCGCAAATCTACTTCTTAACGAGGATATAATATTCATAATAGGTAAACGTGTTTCGGGTAAAACTTTTTTACTTTACTCCATCGCTAACATTGTAAAAAACAAGAGTGTTTATCTTTTCCCTTCAAAGGTTTCTTTCGATTCTGACTATATCGATAAACTTTTAGAGCTACAAAACGTCATAGTAATGTTTGACACTGACACTTTAGCCGCTTTCGATATAGAAGACATTTACTATCGAATATCAGATTTCGTGGCAAGAAACATCTCATTTGTTTTCTGCATAAATAGTTCGGATCGATTAATGATAGCGGTACCTTACACCCGTGTTTTTAACAGAGAACTTATAGAGGTTGATGCTTTTCTGTCATATGAAGAAGTAGGCTTAATTAACAAAAACCTATCAAGGTTTGGAATTGCCAATTTCAGATCAAGTGTAAATATTCTCAACAATATTATTCATCATAAAGAGATTTACAGAAATTTAAATGCCGATTTAAACAGTATTAGCTCCGCGCTAGATTCCAAATTACTTACAATTTATATACTGTGCGCAACCTTCGACAAAGTATACTCATCGTTGTTTAGGGCACTTCAGATTGATCAAGATAAACTCTCTTACGCGGTTAATCTTAGTAAAAGTGCAATAGAATTCGAATACGATATAGAATTAATTGAGCAGGGGCAGCATTCAAGCTTTAAAGTCATAACCAACTCTAAGGTTTTCTTATTCTCTTTATTAGGTCATTACATATCAAATCAAAAAAATGTTAATATAGCAGTTAGTACAATAGTGGATGTAGTAAAAAGATTGAAAACCTATGATAGATTCAAAACTTACTATAAGTCTATAATCGCTTTCGATTCATTAAATCAGATATTCTACAAACGATCAGGAGGAGCAGCCAACCTTATATTCTTAATCTATGGGAAGCTGGAAGAGCTATTATATATTGATACTCATTATTGGATGCAAAGAGCGAAGAGTATCTATTATTTGAAAAGAACAAATGTTCAGGAATTACTAACCGCTGCCGAATATGCAAAAAAACCTTACTTCGATTCAGCCGATCACTCTCGGATAAAAATCAATGCCAGCTTCCAAATAGCATTAATTTATATTAGGATAGTCATAACACAAAAGTTTAACAATCATCAAACTTTTACTGAAACAGTAAAGTGGGTTTGCATTGCACTTAAAGAAAATCTTCATAACAGTAAAGTGATTGAAAATTTAATTGAAGACGCTAAGAAGGGAAAGATGAATAACGACTATTATCAATTCGCAACGTTCGTTCTCGATAATCCTTCTATGCTATCACCCAACGACCGAGAAACTATATTATCCAAACTATTTAGCTCAAAAATTATTTCAAAGCAGTAACTTGTTGCAATTTGGAACAGCTTAGTGAAAGCTATATCTAACATATTTGAATTATAAGCAGGTTAAAACAAGTCATAGTGTAATCCTTAAAATTACTCCCACAGCACCGTGAACTTGAAGTCCAGGGGGTGGAGGTTGCGGATAAGTTCGTCGATGAATACCTGGCCCCATTTCACGTAGAAAAGGCCAAAATTCTCGCTGCGTTCCTGCAGGCTGTTGTTGGGGAATATCTCGGCCTTTACGGCTTCGAGCTGGCGCAGGTGGGTGGCGTGGTTACGCTTTTCGGCCTTGGTAAGCTTGGTCTCCAGGTTATCGATCGCGTGCTTTAACCGGGCCTGCACGGCCTCGGCCGATGGGCCTAACGTAGGGTCTATCTTATGGGCACGCAATTTCAGTTTCTCGAACACACATTGCAGCTCGCGCCATTCCTCTTTAAGGGTAAGGTCGTGCTGGCTGTGCTTATGTACCCACTGGTTCTTCAGCGTGTCAACATTTTCAAATAACTGGGCGGTGCTCAGTCCCATTTTTTGGGCCTTGGCGGCGCTTTCCTGGCGGATCAGCAGGGCCGAGTTACGCAGTATCAGTATAGGGAAGGTAACGTTATAATGGTCAAAATTGGCTTTCAGTTGCAGCCAGTACACCAGCTCGGCACCGCCGCCTATGTAGGCCAGGTTGGGTAAAATGTATTCCTGGTACAGCGGGCGCATCACCACGTTGGGGCTAAAGCGCTCGGGGTGGTCGGCTATCTCCTGCTCCAGTTGGGCGCGGGTAAAGCGGATGTCGGTATTCAGTACGATAAAATCATCACCTTCCTGCACGATCCGCTCGCGCAGCTCATCGGTCAGGTAAAAAAAGTTGATCTCGCGCGGGTTCACCTGGGTATGAACGCCAAGCTTTTGCAGCAGGGCATTGCTTTCGGTAATGTGCTTAAAGCTGTGCTGGCCGGTCACATCCTCAGTAATAATGCGGCTAAAATGCTTTTTCAACCGGGCATCATCGGCATCAATGATCACCAAGCCGTAACGGCCAAAAAGCGCGTTCACGAGGTAGCGCATGGCATCGGCCAGGTTATCGTGCTGCCCGTAGGCCGTTTCCACGATCTGGGCCAGTTCGGTGGCATGGCCTTCCAAACCTAAAATGCCCTTGTACTGGTTCAAGCACTCCCTAAAGGTTCGGATATTCAAACGGCCGGTGGCGCCGCTTACCTGCTCGTTCCACTGGATCTTTTTATGACCGATGTTGGTATAGTTGATCTCGGCAAAGTCATGGTCCTCAGAGGCCATCCAGTACACGGGCACAAAGTCCTTATCGGGGAAGGCATCCTTTAGCTGGCCACACAGTTTAATGGCCGATACGATCTTGTATAAAAAATAAAGCGGACCGGTAAATACGTTCAACTGGTGCCCGGTGGTGATGGTGAACGCATTATGGTTACGCAGCAGCTCGATATTGGCCTTTACCATGGGCCAGTACGGTACCTCATTAGTACCGCCGGTACGCTCGTACTGCTCGGTAAGCACGGTGGCCAGCAGTTGCCTGTCGGCCGTTACCTGCTCCTGCTCCAGCAACTGGTGAAACCCCTTCAGATCTGGACGGTAGCTGTAAAATGAGCGTAGCTCGGGTACATCCTCCAGGTAATCAATGACCGTTCTGGAAAAAAAACCGGTGCTTTTATAGTCGATACAGGTAGCGTCCATGTTCCAAATGTAAAAGCATTATTGAAAACGCTTCGGGGTGTTGCTATTATTTTACGATCTGTCCATAAAGGTCAAAGTCCTCGGCGCTATCTACCTTTACGTTCACAAAACTGCCAATGGTGGCATATTGTTGGGTAGCATCGATCAAAACCTCGTTATCCACCTCGGGCGAGTCATATTCGGTACGGCCGGTAATGTACCCGTTATCGATCTTATCGATCAGTACCTTGAACGTCTGGCCGATCTTTTCCTGGTTCTTTTCGTACGATATGCCCTGCTGCAGTTCCATAATGGCATCCACGCGGTCCTGTTTCACTTCCTCGGGCACATCATCAACAAGCGTATGCGCGTGGGTCTTTTCCTCGTGCGAGTAAGTGAAGCAGCCCAAACGATCAAAGCGGGTCTCTTCCACCCAGTCATACATCTCGTTAAAGTCGGCCTCGGTCTCGCCCGGGTAACCGGTGATCAGCGTGGTACGCATGGCAATGTTAGGCACCTTATCGCGTATGGCGTTCACC
This window harbors:
- a CDS encoding SIR2 family protein; translated protein: MKILTTPEEVEYYVENNLATYYKKRSLFPFFGAGFTMGAKTMRGVIPDGSTCVQMMKNLIVTHNQDLHDDLIHISDFDKVAGLFYRVVPKDVIADFIYDNFTGAKLDKVREEFINLSWPFIYTLNIDDAIERNSKYRAILPNVPLTKKYLSEVIFKLHGDAIDEISYIKHTEGIIFSRQQYLRSIINNKDLLDIFLEDYTSVNFILIGCSLDNELDLEFILANNDIKSKKETDKIYLTSRVPSPINKLKLESYGINICLVVDDYSGFYSLVNEKFKDVDISTNEPFKRYQVDKLLKNSNKQFNMRALLGEQEIRIENNTITVPQFFIDRAVLPRIANLLLNEDIIFIIGKRVSGKTFLLYSIANIVKNKSVYLFPSKVSFDSDYIDKLLELQNVIVMFDTDTLAAFDIEDIYYRISDFVARNISFVFCINSSDRLMIAVPYTRVFNRELIEVDAFLSYEEVGLINKNLSRFGIANFRSSVNILNNIIHHKEIYRNLNADLNSISSALDSKLLTIYILCATFDKVYSSLFRALQIDQDKLSYAVNLSKSAIEFEYDIELIEQGQHSSFKVITNSKVFLFSLLGHYISNQKNVNIAVSTIVDVVKRLKTYDRFKTYYKSIIAFDSLNQIFYKRSGGAANLIFLIYGKLEELLYIDTHYWMQRAKSIYYLKRTNVQELLTAAEYAKKPYFDSADHSRIKINASFQIALIYIRIVITQKFNNHQTFTETVKWVCIALKENLHNSKVIENLIEDAKKGKMNNDYYQFATFVLDNPSMLSPNDRETILSKLFSSKIISKQ
- the bshC gene encoding bacillithiol biosynthesis cysteine-adding enzyme BshC: MDATCIDYKSTGFFSRTVIDYLEDVPELRSFYSYRPDLKGFHQLLEQEQVTADRQLLATVLTEQYERTGGTNEVPYWPMVKANIELLRNHNAFTITTGHQLNVFTGPLYFLYKIVSAIKLCGQLKDAFPDKDFVPVYWMASEDHDFAEINYTNIGHKKIQWNEQVSGATGRLNIRTFRECLNQYKGILGLEGHATELAQIVETAYGQHDNLADAMRYLVNALFGRYGLVIIDADDARLKKHFSRIITEDVTGQHSFKHITESNALLQKLGVHTQVNPREINFFYLTDELRERIVQEGDDFIVLNTDIRFTRAQLEQEIADHPERFSPNVVMRPLYQEYILPNLAYIGGGAELVYWLQLKANFDHYNVTFPILILRNSALLIRQESAAKAQKMGLSTAQLFENVDTLKNQWVHKHSQHDLTLKEEWRELQCVFEKLKLRAHKIDPTLGPSAEAVQARLKHAIDNLETKLTKAEKRNHATHLRQLEAVKAEIFPNNSLQERSENFGLFYVKWGQVFIDELIRNLHPLDFKFTVLWE